A portion of the Actomonas aquatica genome contains these proteins:
- a CDS encoding glycosyltransferase family 39 protein, giving the protein MNAQAWIHWLEQGRGAAALKGLALLLGVVALSLTVAYKQFHGPRTEETLRQADLGRSIATGEGFTTSVNYPQVYATMRAEQPERAPGRRLPEVYHPPGYPLVIATALKLLPAAQRDALFAEAPAPPDGFGADYLLLALNVLLFWVAVIQTWRLGTRLFDRKVGGMAAIALLVSMPAWTHVVAVDGAALTMVLLLGVFQCLARADLVADAASGRPSPWWLGAGALAGLLFLTDYPYGIVVLAVSGHALWRRRSLAAVLAVAVALAVATPWLLRNVAVTGSPLGLAGQDLALRAGDPTADPAVWRNTLSAETPAISLNKLGNKVLTALQSALRDGLWSGGGLVLTAFFVTGWIYRFRRESANRLRTLFAGVLGLLIVTHGLCNSGEGERVPTVVATPLIIVFGVGFFAVLAASSEFLRTWPRLAVLGLLGMQALPLAHDLAEPRRIHFSYPPYYPAFFLALGQEMELRGDPVAGWMCDVPAGAAWYASDRVWSRPATLRDFYSVDVDQHQVALVLTPATLDRPFFAELLDAEANVTRFGEWGKIYTGLISGELPRTFPLSESRALAPNFQLLVDPAWAGTTGK; this is encoded by the coding sequence ATGAACGCGCAGGCGTGGATTCATTGGCTGGAGCAAGGTCGCGGTGCCGCCGCCCTCAAAGGGCTCGCGCTGTTGCTCGGCGTCGTCGCGCTGTCGCTGACGGTGGCCTACAAACAGTTTCATGGTCCGCGCACCGAGGAGACCCTGCGGCAGGCCGACCTCGGCCGATCGATCGCGACCGGCGAGGGGTTTACGACCTCGGTGAACTACCCGCAGGTCTACGCCACGATGCGCGCGGAGCAACCGGAGCGGGCGCCGGGTCGACGTCTGCCCGAGGTGTATCATCCGCCCGGATACCCCTTGGTGATTGCCACCGCGCTGAAGCTCCTGCCCGCGGCCCAGCGCGACGCGCTCTTCGCCGAGGCACCGGCGCCGCCGGACGGGTTTGGCGCCGATTATCTTCTGCTCGCGCTCAACGTGCTGCTCTTCTGGGTGGCGGTGATCCAGACTTGGCGTCTCGGGACACGCCTCTTCGACCGCAAAGTGGGCGGCATGGCGGCGATCGCGCTCTTGGTCTCAATGCCCGCTTGGACGCACGTCGTGGCGGTGGACGGCGCGGCGCTTACGATGGTGTTGTTGCTGGGGGTGTTCCAGTGTCTGGCCCGGGCGGATCTCGTGGCGGACGCCGCCAGCGGTCGACCGTCGCCGTGGTGGCTGGGGGCGGGCGCTTTGGCCGGACTTTTGTTTTTAACCGACTATCCCTACGGCATCGTGGTGCTGGCGGTGTCGGGCCACGCGTTGTGGCGACGCCGCTCGTTGGCGGCGGTGTTGGCCGTGGCGGTGGCGCTGGCGGTCGCGACCCCTTGGCTGCTGCGCAACGTCGCGGTCACGGGCAGTCCGCTCGGTCTGGCCGGGCAGGACCTCGCGCTGCGCGCGGGCGATCCGACGGCGGATCCGGCGGTGTGGCGCAATACGCTCTCGGCCGAGACGCCGGCGATCAGCCTCAACAAACTCGGCAACAAGGTCCTGACCGCGCTGCAGAGCGCCTTGCGCGACGGGTTGTGGTCGGGCGGCGGACTCGTGCTCACGGCGTTTTTTGTGACCGGGTGGATCTATCGTTTTCGACGGGAGTCGGCGAATCGGCTGCGCACGCTGTTTGCGGGCGTGCTCGGGTTGCTGATCGTGACGCACGGCCTGTGCAATTCCGGGGAAGGGGAGCGCGTGCCAACGGTGGTGGCGACGCCGCTCATCATCGTGTTTGGGGTGGGCTTTTTTGCGGTGTTGGCTGCGAGCAGTGAGTTCCTGCGCACCTGGCCGCGACTGGCGGTGCTGGGGCTGCTGGGCATGCAGGCTTTACCGCTGGCGCACGACCTCGCGGAGCCGCGGCGCATTCATTTCAGTTACCCGCCATACTATCCGGCGTTCTTCCTGGCGCTGGGGCAGGAGATGGAGCTGCGCGGGGATCCGGTGGCGGGCTGGATGTGTGATGTGCCGGCGGGCGCGGCCTGGTATGCCAGCGACCGGGTATGGTCGCGACCGGCGACGCTGCGGGACTTTTACAGCGTCGATGTGGACCAGCACCAAGTCGCGCTGGTGCTCACGCCGGCGACGCTGGATCGGCCCTTCTTCGCCGAGCTGCTCGACGCCGAAGCCAACGTCACACGGTTTGGCGAATGGGGCAAAATTTACACCGGCCTGATCTCCGGCGAACTGCCCCGCACCTTTCCGCTCAGCGAGTCGCGGGCCTTGGCGCCGAACTTCCAGCTTTTGGTCGATCCGGCCTGGGCGGGAACTACCGGAAAATGA
- a CDS encoding sigma-54-dependent transcriptional regulator — protein sequence MVPTVLIVDDERHTREGLQQALEDSFDVSVAGSADEAFNLMGAESYDVIVTDLRMPGKSGLKVIDKALTLPNRPAVLMMTAYGSIDTAVEAMRRGAVDFLTKPVNLERLEILINRALKSRTLEVEVKQLHERLDEKFNFKGIVGDSPKLQEVIDRVKLVAPSKATILVEGESGTGKELIAQAIHQSSPRARAPFVAVHCAALSENLLESEIFGHERGAFTGAMERRVGRFEAADGGTLFLDEIGEISASTQVKLLRFLETKAIERVGGTKPIDLDVRLVAATNRHLENMVKEGKFREDLYFRLNVVSITMPPLRERVTDIPTLLAHYLKHFAEENGLPVPTVEPGALATLSSYRWPGNIRELRNFCENAVVLHRGGKLTEYDLDPRFRAGPGSDSESGTSGGSSAAGGAVSAMPAPSTLSVEENEKRLLREALIKARGNRTKAAELMGISRRTLHRKLALWPELDVMD from the coding sequence ATGGTTCCGACGGTTTTAATCGTGGATGACGAGCGCCACACGCGGGAGGGTCTGCAACAAGCGTTGGAGGACAGTTTCGACGTGTCGGTGGCGGGCAGCGCCGATGAGGCGTTCAACTTGATGGGGGCGGAGAGTTACGACGTGATCGTGACCGACCTGCGCATGCCGGGGAAGAGTGGCCTCAAGGTCATCGACAAAGCCCTCACGCTGCCGAATCGCCCGGCGGTGCTCATGATGACGGCCTACGGCAGCATCGACACGGCGGTCGAAGCGATGCGCCGCGGCGCGGTCGATTTCCTGACCAAGCCCGTCAATCTCGAGCGGCTGGAGATCCTCATCAACCGGGCCCTCAAGAGCCGCACCCTCGAGGTGGAGGTGAAGCAGCTCCACGAGCGCCTGGACGAAAAGTTCAACTTCAAAGGCATCGTGGGCGACTCGCCCAAACTGCAGGAGGTGATCGATCGGGTGAAATTGGTCGCGCCGTCGAAGGCCACCATCCTCGTCGAAGGTGAATCCGGCACGGGCAAGGAACTCATCGCCCAGGCGATCCACCAATCCAGTCCGCGGGCACGCGCGCCCTTTGTGGCGGTGCACTGCGCGGCGCTTTCGGAGAACCTGCTGGAGAGCGAAATCTTCGGTCACGAGCGCGGGGCCTTCACCGGTGCGATGGAGCGCCGGGTGGGACGTTTCGAAGCGGCCGACGGCGGCACGCTGTTTCTCGACGAGATCGGCGAAATCTCCGCGTCCACGCAGGTGAAGCTGCTGCGTTTCCTCGAAACCAAAGCCATCGAGCGCGTCGGCGGCACCAAGCCGATCGACCTCGATGTGCGCCTCGTCGCTGCGACCAACCGCCACCTCGAAAACATGGTGAAGGAGGGCAAGTTTCGCGAGGACCTCTATTTCCGCCTCAACGTGGTGAGCATCACCATGCCGCCGCTGCGCGAACGCGTGACCGACATTCCGACGCTGCTGGCGCATTACCTGAAGCATTTTGCCGAGGAAAACGGTCTGCCGGTGCCTACCGTCGAACCCGGCGCGCTGGCCACCCTTTCGAGCTACCGCTGGCCGGGTAACATCCGTGAGTTGCGCAACTTCTGCGAAAATGCCGTGGTGCTGCATCGCGGCGGCAAACTCACCGAATATGATCTGGATCCGCGTTTCCGGGCCGGACCCGGCAGCGATTCCGAGAGCGGCACTTCCGGCGGCAGCAGCGCCGCTGGTGGGGCGGTGAGCGCGATGCCCGCGCCGTCGACCTTGTCGGTGGAGGAGAACGAAAAACGCCTGCTGCGCGAAGCCCTTATCAAGGCCCGCGGCAATCGCACCAAAGCCGCCGAGCTCATGGGCATCTCCCGCCGCACCCTGCATCGCAAGCTGGCCCTCTGGCCCGAGCTCGATGTCATGGATTGA
- a CDS encoding GumC family protein codes for MAAPSSRPEHSTLADFLRILRQRWVMIAVLTLIVVSTAAVVTALLPRWYLAAAKVRVEKPEGAVKLFQSQGNVGYDPIFLQDQFEIMQAPKILHPVIQRLDLQARLAPMLDVAGELPLDVTVRYLVDQMLSLDTERNTSIINIGVYAQQPQLAADIANEIARVYSEDRIALATSEQTEGLAKLRNEMELQEREVSALRDRVEELRDELDLAGVDLNARYSDMEIETLRQMQNTLIALRVDAIGRKTRWERFRDIPFEDRINLINAELIDDGNIQNLLQAYLVADQTLTRLRGRLGEAHPDLVSAVNNREKIRQQLDGQLRGYESALEIAYKEAEARVAELERQLSQAKVDQILSARDRMRPFEEAVQQLNTANTVLTTLKLTLRQREIDFQVPKRTIELLGEATPPRRPSKPSWVINLVLAFVVGSLLGTGVAVAIEYFDTSFRNVADIESRLGVPVVGVVPWLAKAAEFDPDDMVASEPFRVLQTNLNLSLDGDQPAALSIVSAGPGEGKSTTVHRLALVMGRSGQRVLLIDADLRRPTQHRLGDWQRAPGMAEYLQGAQEWESVLQRDVAPGLDFIGSGGQGGFNLGMLHTKRLQELVNAAKGRYDRILFDSPPIIGVSDASVLATVMDGALLLIQHRRNPQAMTLRAQQTLRSTRTTLIGAILNQVPNDSGEDYGYYSHNYAYYSDPAPRKAGGASSRTKAKGPGRSDPSAEDGPERLDFQDPHA; via the coding sequence ATGGCAGCGCCTTCCTCCCGTCCGGAACACAGCACCCTGGCCGATTTTCTCCGCATTTTGCGGCAGCGATGGGTGATGATCGCGGTGCTCACTCTCATCGTCGTTTCGACCGCCGCCGTGGTGACGGCACTCCTGCCACGCTGGTATCTCGCCGCCGCGAAGGTGCGGGTCGAGAAACCCGAAGGCGCGGTGAAGCTTTTCCAATCGCAGGGCAACGTGGGCTACGATCCGATCTTCCTGCAGGATCAGTTCGAGATCATGCAGGCGCCCAAGATCCTGCATCCGGTGATCCAACGCCTCGACCTGCAGGCACGGCTCGCGCCGATGCTCGATGTTGCCGGCGAGCTGCCGCTCGATGTGACCGTGCGGTATCTGGTCGACCAGATGCTGAGCCTCGATACCGAGCGCAACACCTCGATCATCAACATCGGCGTCTACGCGCAGCAACCGCAGCTGGCGGCCGATATCGCCAACGAGATTGCCCGCGTTTACTCCGAGGATCGCATTGCTCTGGCGACGTCCGAGCAGACCGAAGGCCTCGCCAAACTCCGCAACGAGATGGAGCTGCAGGAGCGGGAGGTGAGCGCGCTGCGCGACCGGGTGGAGGAGCTGCGCGACGAACTCGATCTCGCGGGCGTCGACCTCAACGCCCGCTACTCCGACATGGAGATCGAAACGCTGCGCCAGATGCAGAACACGCTCATCGCGCTGCGCGTCGATGCCATCGGCCGCAAGACCCGTTGGGAGCGGTTCCGCGACATCCCGTTCGAGGATCGCATCAATCTCATCAACGCCGAGCTCATCGACGACGGTAACATTCAAAACCTGCTGCAGGCCTACCTCGTCGCCGACCAAACGCTCACGCGCCTGCGCGGCCGGCTCGGAGAGGCCCACCCCGACCTCGTCTCGGCGGTGAACAACCGCGAAAAGATCCGCCAGCAGCTCGACGGCCAGCTTCGCGGTTACGAGAGCGCGCTCGAGATCGCCTACAAGGAAGCCGAAGCCCGCGTCGCCGAATTGGAGCGCCAGCTCAGCCAGGCCAAGGTCGACCAAATCCTCTCCGCCCGCGACCGCATGCGTCCCTTCGAGGAAGCCGTGCAGCAGCTCAATACGGCCAACACCGTGCTCACCACGCTCAAGCTCACGCTGCGCCAGCGGGAGATCGATTTCCAGGTGCCGAAGCGCACCATCGAGCTGCTCGGCGAAGCCACGCCGCCGCGCCGTCCCAGCAAGCCGAGCTGGGTCATCAACCTCGTGCTCGCCTTTGTGGTCGGTTCGCTGCTCGGCACCGGCGTCGCCGTCGCGATCGAGTATTTCGACACCAGTTTTCGCAATGTGGCCGACATCGAAAGCCGCCTCGGCGTGCCGGTGGTGGGCGTGGTGCCGTGGCTGGCCAAAGCCGCGGAGTTTGACCCCGATGACATGGTGGCGTCGGAACCCTTCCGGGTGCTGCAGACCAATCTGAATCTCTCGCTCGATGGCGACCAACCGGCGGCGCTGTCGATCGTTTCCGCCGGTCCGGGCGAAGGCAAATCCACCACCGTGCATCGCCTCGCGCTGGTGATGGGCCGCAGCGGTCAGCGCGTATTGTTGATCGATGCCGACCTGCGTCGTCCGACCCAGCATCGGCTCGGCGACTGGCAGCGCGCCCCCGGCATGGCGGAATACCTGCAAGGCGCGCAGGAGTGGGAGTCGGTCCTGCAGCGCGACGTCGCGCCGGGCCTGGACTTCATCGGTAGCGGCGGGCAGGGCGGTTTTAACCTTGGCATGCTGCACACCAAGCGACTGCAGGAGTTGGTGAACGCCGCCAAGGGGCGCTACGATCGCATCCTCTTCGACTCACCGCCCATCATTGGAGTAAGTGACGCCTCGGTGCTGGCCACGGTCATGGATGGCGCGCTGCTGCTCATTCAGCATCGGCGCAACCCGCAGGCCATGACGCTGCGCGCGCAGCAGACCCTGCGCAGCACACGCACGACCCTCATCGGCGCCATCCTCAACCAGGTGCCCAACGACAGCGGCGAGGATTACGGGTATTACTCTCACAACTACGCCTACTACAGCGATCCGGCGCCGCGGAAAGCGGGTGGCGCATCGAGTCGGACCAAGGCGAAAGGGCCGGGGCGGAGCGATCCGTCGGCTGAAGATGGACCTGAGCGGCTCGATTTTCAGGACCCCCATGCTTAA
- a CDS encoding sensor histidine kinase, with amino-acid sequence MPPKKHSSLDRVLGRLDTLDTVNLTNLVQRLARERGLFEDIFNALREGVLVITPDGEIEYANDAAHRLIGLGDDELPGQTLWRLVPGLRPSLGGSLDDGALPVMAREFELTYPEPRTVRLYLVPFSGEGRGGSRRYAVILSDMTREKASTEERIENERTSSILLLAAGVAHELGNPLNSLNIHLQLIERRLRKLDAPTKAVEGLTDSIEVCRDEVRRLDGIISNFLEAIRPRPPDLHETHLLDVLDEVLRFQQDELADRHIEVEVESAGEIPLVMADRNQLKQVFFNVIKNAMEAMEPGGKLHLVARADDESVYLIFGDTGQGIKQEDVLRMFEPYHTTKPTGNGLGLMIVQRIMREHGGQVGVESKAGIGTVVTLEFPRKDRRVRMLRSGGPGA; translated from the coding sequence ATGCCTCCCAAAAAGCACAGCTCTCTGGACCGCGTGCTCGGCCGTCTCGACACTTTGGATACGGTTAACCTGACCAATCTGGTGCAGCGCCTCGCGCGTGAACGCGGTTTGTTCGAAGACATCTTTAACGCCCTGCGCGAGGGCGTGTTGGTGATTACGCCGGACGGTGAGATCGAGTATGCCAACGATGCCGCGCACCGGCTCATCGGGCTCGGTGACGACGAGCTGCCGGGGCAGACCTTGTGGCGCCTGGTGCCGGGCCTGCGTCCCTCCCTGGGCGGCTCGCTCGACGACGGCGCGCTGCCGGTCATGGCGCGCGAATTTGAGCTCACTTATCCGGAGCCGCGCACGGTGCGACTCTACCTGGTGCCGTTCTCCGGTGAAGGGCGCGGCGGTTCACGCCGTTATGCCGTGATCCTGAGCGACATGACCCGCGAGAAAGCCTCGACCGAAGAACGCATCGAGAACGAGCGCACGTCGTCGATTCTGTTGCTGGCGGCCGGCGTGGCCCACGAACTGGGCAACCCGCTCAACTCTCTCAACATCCACCTGCAGCTCATCGAGCGGCGTTTGCGCAAACTCGACGCGCCGACCAAGGCGGTGGAGGGACTGACGGATTCGATCGAAGTCTGTCGCGACGAAGTGCGCCGGCTCGACGGGATCATCAGCAACTTCCTCGAAGCGATTCGGCCGCGTCCGCCGGACCTCCACGAAACCCACCTGCTCGACGTGCTCGATGAAGTGCTGCGGTTCCAACAGGACGAGCTCGCCGACCGGCACATCGAGGTGGAAGTGGAATCGGCCGGTGAGATTCCGTTGGTCATGGCCGATCGCAATCAGCTCAAGCAGGTCTTTTTCAACGTCATCAAAAACGCCATGGAGGCGATGGAGCCGGGCGGGAAACTGCATCTGGTGGCGCGAGCCGACGACGAGTCCGTGTATTTGATCTTTGGCGACACCGGCCAGGGCATCAAGCAGGAGGACGTCCTGCGCATGTTCGAACCCTACCACACGACCAAGCCGACCGGAAACGGACTCGGCCTGATGATCGTGCAGCGCATCATGCGCGAGCACGGCGGTCAGGTGGGCGTAGAGAGCAAAGCCGGTATCGGCACGGTGGTGACACTGGAGTTCCCGCGCAAAGACCGGCGGGTGCGCATGCTGCGCTCCGGCGGGCCCGGGGCGTGA
- a CDS encoding PstS family phosphate ABC transporter substrate-binding protein codes for MLKPQRARSWSAVRRLVVAMTLASGWIAPTRGQAEAAGLRMAGSDILGAPVAAVLRDYAADFEVPISLRFEGSRPARDRVIAGSADLAVIADLGNSWELPDGWRQVPIGYLVARIVAPADVALDQVTAADLARVFAASSAQASLRWADLGATGRWANEAVVPMATDAAAGMGWPLFRHEVLRDGEPKNSFQVLPSLTALLGAVDQQGGGVLAVVSHALPEGTSLKTLAVAGGEGAVAYRPSPENLFAGDYPLAVTLRLVFPQARGPELLAWLRLWHSPDMVEALTACGVVPLPEAVRAQQAFDLELLN; via the coding sequence ATGCTTAAGCCGCAACGAGCGCGTTCATGGTCGGCGGTGCGGCGACTCGTCGTCGCGATGACTCTGGCGAGCGGATGGATTGCGCCGACACGGGGGCAGGCAGAAGCGGCCGGTCTGCGCATGGCGGGTTCCGATATCCTGGGGGCGCCGGTGGCAGCGGTGTTGCGCGACTACGCGGCCGATTTTGAAGTTCCGATATCGCTGCGCTTTGAAGGTAGTCGTCCGGCCCGGGACCGTGTGATAGCGGGGTCGGCGGACCTTGCGGTGATCGCCGATTTGGGGAATTCTTGGGAACTGCCCGACGGTTGGCGACAGGTGCCGATCGGTTATCTGGTGGCGCGGATCGTGGCTCCGGCCGATGTCGCGTTGGATCAGGTCACGGCAGCGGATTTGGCGCGGGTGTTTGCAGCCTCCAGTGCACAGGCCAGTTTGCGGTGGGCGGATCTTGGTGCGACCGGCCGTTGGGCCAATGAGGCGGTGGTGCCCATGGCCACGGACGCAGCCGCGGGCATGGGCTGGCCGTTGTTCCGTCATGAGGTGCTGCGCGATGGAGAACCGAAAAATTCGTTTCAAGTGTTGCCGTCGCTCACGGCCTTGCTGGGGGCGGTTGATCAGCAAGGTGGAGGCGTGTTGGCGGTGGTTTCACATGCCCTGCCGGAAGGGACCTCGCTGAAGACCCTCGCGGTCGCGGGAGGTGAGGGGGCGGTGGCCTACCGACCGTCGCCGGAGAACCTCTTTGCCGGTGACTATCCGCTGGCGGTCACCCTGCGGCTGGTGTTTCCGCAGGCGCGGGGACCGGAGCTGTTGGCGTGGCTGCGCCTCTGGCACAGTCCGGACATGGTGGAGGCTTTGACGGCCTGCGGCGTGGTGCCGTTGCCGGAGGCCGTGCGGGCGCAACAAGCGTTCGATTTGGAGCTTCTGAATTAA
- a CDS encoding ribonuclease HII, which yields MPKRRQLRGFDLKHIAEVECLIGVDEAGRGALAGPVAAGAVLVTREFLDSNWVTQNARRINDSKQLTAADRDALWLDFEALMAERRIHAHFGMADVAEIEQLNILGATKLAMRRALEGIYAPSAFESRREPDLFASAEEVAAYQPRVSAKILIDGLPLKHFPYPHEGVVHGDGRSLCIAMASIIAKVSRDREMERLHEEFPVYGFGVHKGYGTEDHRAAILKHGRCRYHRTSFLRKLLATRVDPGQLDFLG from the coding sequence ATGCCCAAACGCCGCCAACTCCGAGGCTTTGACCTGAAGCATATTGCCGAAGTCGAGTGCCTCATCGGCGTCGACGAAGCCGGGCGCGGCGCCCTGGCTGGACCGGTCGCGGCGGGCGCGGTGTTGGTCACGCGCGAGTTTCTCGATAGCAATTGGGTGACGCAAAACGCCCGTCGGATCAACGACTCCAAACAACTCACCGCCGCCGATCGCGACGCGCTGTGGTTGGACTTTGAAGCGTTGATGGCAGAGCGCCGGATTCACGCCCACTTCGGCATGGCCGACGTCGCGGAGATCGAACAACTCAACATCCTCGGCGCGACCAAACTCGCCATGCGCCGCGCGCTCGAAGGCATCTACGCTCCGTCGGCGTTTGAAAGTCGTCGCGAGCCCGACCTCTTTGCGTCGGCCGAGGAGGTGGCCGCCTACCAGCCGCGCGTTTCGGCCAAAATCCTCATCGACGGGCTGCCGTTGAAACACTTCCCGTATCCGCACGAAGGTGTCGTGCACGGCGACGGCCGATCCCTCTGCATCGCCATGGCGTCGATCATCGCCAAGGTCTCGCGTGACCGCGAGATGGAGCGTTTGCATGAGGAGTTTCCGGTCTACGGATTTGGCGTGCACAAAGGCTACGGCACCGAGGACCACCGGGCGGCCATCCTCAAGCACGGTCGTTGCCGCTACCACCGCACCAGCTTCCTGCGCAAACTCCTCGCCACCCGCGTCGACCCGGGTCAGCTCGACTTTCTGGGCTGA
- the rnhC gene encoding ribonuclease HIII, with product MAKKKTPADPNAPKTLSSYTVKLDDAQMEKLEAICASRGWKAFEVAYARFAFKGETDKVNVTAYTSGKVVIAGKGTQDFVTMTLEPEVTGEPRLGYDEVHHPEWFEPHAGLDESGKGDLFGPVVAATVIADRRAIDALIAAGVKDSKKIADSVILKLDKVVRETRGATVEVVTCGMTRYNELMSRPRANMNKLLAWQHGMALMNALQKQSVPRGLLDQFSKTPLVQNELKRKGVTGFNLEMRTKAESDPVVAAASIVARAEYVRIMRKLSDRFGEPLQKGASALVKQQAHTIIEKFGARALGEFAKLHFRTAYEVVKEAGKLHELPLPEPKERFERD from the coding sequence ATGGCCAAGAAAAAGACACCCGCTGATCCCAACGCTCCGAAGACGCTCTCCTCCTACACGGTGAAGCTTGATGATGCCCAGATGGAGAAGCTCGAGGCGATCTGCGCCAGCCGCGGTTGGAAGGCCTTCGAGGTCGCCTACGCGCGTTTCGCCTTCAAGGGCGAGACGGACAAAGTGAACGTCACCGCCTACACCAGCGGCAAGGTGGTGATCGCGGGCAAGGGCACGCAGGACTTTGTGACCATGACGCTCGAGCCCGAGGTCACGGGCGAACCGCGCCTCGGCTACGACGAGGTCCACCATCCCGAGTGGTTTGAACCCCACGCCGGTCTCGACGAGAGCGGCAAGGGTGACCTCTTCGGTCCGGTCGTGGCCGCCACCGTCATCGCCGATCGTCGCGCGATCGATGCGCTCATCGCCGCGGGCGTGAAGGACTCCAAGAAGATCGCCGACTCCGTCATCCTCAAACTCGACAAGGTCGTGCGCGAAACCCGCGGCGCCACCGTCGAGGTCGTGACTTGTGGCATGACCCGCTACAACGAGCTCATGTCCCGCCCCCGCGCCAACATGAACAAGCTGCTCGCCTGGCAGCACGGCATGGCGCTGATGAACGCGCTGCAAAAGCAGTCGGTGCCGCGCGGCCTGCTCGACCAGTTCAGCAAAACCCCGCTCGTGCAGAATGAGCTCAAGCGCAAGGGCGTGACCGGCTTCAACCTCGAGATGCGCACCAAGGCCGAGTCCGATCCGGTCGTTGCCGCCGCGTCCATCGTGGCCCGCGCCGAATACGTGCGCATCATGCGCAAACTCTCCGACCGATTTGGTGAACCGCTGCAGAAGGGCGCCAGCGCCTTGGTCAAACAGCAAGCCCACACCATCATTGAAAAGTTTGGCGCCCGCGCGCTCGGCGAGTTCGCCAAACTCCATTTCCGCACCGCCTACGAAGTCGTTAAAGAAGCCGGCAAACTTCACGAATTGCCGCTGCCCGAACCCAAGGAGCGCTTCGAGCGCGACTGA